A window of Candidatus Methylomirabilis lanthanidiphila contains these coding sequences:
- a CDS encoding large conductance mechanosensitive channel protein MscL, which translates to MLKEFKEFAMRGNVLDMAIGIIIGAAFGKIISSFVSDILMPPVGLLVGKVDFSSLFVDLSGNAHPTLAAAKAAGAATINYGVFLNTVLDFLIVAFAVFLLIRQINRMTREPEAAPVAPTTKTCPHCFSTIHLEATRCAHCTSAI; encoded by the coding sequence ATGCTGAAAGAGTTTAAAGAGTTCGCGATGCGCGGGAATGTCCTCGACATGGCTATCGGGATCATTATCGGCGCTGCCTTCGGTAAGATCATCAGCTCCTTCGTAAGCGATATCCTCATGCCTCCCGTCGGTCTGTTAGTCGGCAAGGTCGATTTTTCCAGCCTGTTTGTTGATCTCTCCGGTAACGCTCACCCCACGCTCGCCGCCGCCAAAGCTGCAGGCGCAGCCACCATCAATTATGGGGTGTTCCTTAATACTGTACTGGATTTCCTCATCGTAGCCTTTGCGGTCTTTCTGCTAATCAGGCAGATCAACCGCATGACACGGGAGCCCGAAGCGGCTCCCGTCGCACCGACCACAAAAACTTGCCCCCATTGCTTCTCCACTATTCATCTGGAGGCGACACGGTGCGCCCACTGTACGTCTGCGATCTGA
- a CDS encoding Restriction endonuclease, with protein sequence MFILVTVAILLGLGLILLLNRTASPVAVEKAYYQPRGVEQQQLERLAPEQFERLCLRLVEQMGLSITGCHHNKQREIDITAVNAQPITGGSYIVRCVLIPPELPIHSTQVIALSSTVLAERALKGIFITTGFFTEEVPKLAEGPPIELINGQRLRQMMRDYRIPLG encoded by the coding sequence ATGTTCATTCTTGTGACAGTGGCGATCCTGCTCGGCTTGGGCCTGATTCTTTTACTGAATCGTACTGCATCGCCGGTAGCCGTCGAAAAGGCCTACTACCAACCCAGAGGCGTTGAGCAGCAGCAGTTGGAACGTCTCGCGCCGGAACAGTTCGAACGTCTCTGTCTTCGCCTCGTCGAACAGATGGGCCTATCGATCACAGGCTGCCATCACAATAAACAGAGAGAGATCGACATTACTGCCGTCAACGCTCAGCCGATTACCGGCGGCAGCTACATCGTCCGTTGTGTCCTGATCCCGCCTGAACTGCCGATCCACTCCACCCAGGTCATTGCGCTCAGCAGCACAGTGCTTGCCGAACGGGCATTGAAGGGTATCTTCATTACCACCGGCTTTTTCACCGAAGAGGTTCCAAAACTCGCCGAGGGGCCGCCCATCGAGCTCATCAACGGCCAGCGCCTTCGACAGATGATGCGGGACTACAGGATCCCTTTGGGTTAG
- a CDS encoding TPR domain-containing protein, protein MAQMSRRGTRERRVARWSMYTLVMSVLLAGYAWGAQPETARSSEADQAYRLGVRLQQEGRWTEATQAFRSALRLDPLRAGLYVRLKEAYSRGGTGDQVLAELRAHADQDGTDFISWNLLGVLYAKQGRWADALAALQRAVQIQPADVDAWTNLGWLSSELKQSERAREAFRRALALDPAYGRAHAGLAGLYAETESNYDKALEEYRLALSAEPDNSGYLYDMGWVYYRKGMTDEALERLTQASLLSPDDPAGRAKIGWVRLRQKENQAAIEEFERALRAKPDYAFARFGLARALQAEGNDDAAAIEYKRAWRETDNDLYLLYLIKLYLQRNLWMVLLTVVAAMGLTGAWLMRRRGLPQGSETASGK, encoded by the coding sequence ATGGCGCAGATGAGTAGGCGGGGTACGCGCGAGCGCCGAGTGGCGCGATGGTCGATGTATACCCTCGTGATGAGCGTGCTCCTCGCTGGATACGCGTGGGGGGCTCAGCCGGAGACGGCCCGGTCCAGTGAGGCCGACCAGGCATATCGGCTTGGCGTACGTTTACAGCAGGAGGGACGATGGACGGAAGCGACTCAGGCCTTCCGATCCGCCTTGCGACTCGACCCCTTGCGTGCCGGTCTGTATGTGAGGCTGAAGGAGGCATATAGTCGTGGAGGGACCGGCGATCAGGTGCTTGCGGAGCTCAGAGCGCATGCTGATCAGGACGGCACCGACTTCATCTCGTGGAATCTGCTTGGAGTGCTGTACGCCAAGCAAGGGCGCTGGGCCGACGCCCTGGCCGCGCTTCAACGCGCGGTGCAGATCCAGCCGGCAGATGTCGATGCATGGACGAATCTCGGATGGCTGTCATCGGAGTTAAAGCAGAGCGAAAGAGCCCGCGAGGCTTTCCGTCGAGCCCTTGCGCTCGATCCTGCGTATGGGCGCGCGCATGCCGGTTTGGCGGGTCTGTACGCCGAGACGGAGAGCAACTACGACAAGGCGCTGGAAGAGTACCGACTTGCGCTATCGGCTGAACCGGATAATTCCGGCTACCTGTACGATATGGGGTGGGTCTACTACCGGAAGGGGATGACCGACGAGGCGCTGGAGCGCTTGACTCAGGCGTCTCTCCTCAGTCCGGACGATCCCGCGGGACGGGCGAAGATCGGGTGGGTGCGGCTTCGGCAAAAGGAGAACCAGGCGGCCATTGAGGAGTTTGAGCGGGCGTTGCGTGCGAAGCCGGACTATGCCTTCGCTCGTTTCGGATTGGCGCGGGCGCTTCAGGCAGAGGGCAACGATGATGCGGCCGCTATAGAATATAAACGGGCCTGGCGCGAAACCGATAACGATCTCTACCTCCTCTATCTGATCAAGCTCTATCTGCAACGGAACCTGTGGATGGTACTCCTGACGGTGGTAGCGGCGATGGGTCTCACCGGGGCGTGGCTGATGCGCCGCAGGGGCCTTCCCCAGGGTTCTGAGACTGCGTCGGGAAAGTGA
- a CDS encoding ribonucleoside reductase class II, giving the protein MPGKASESTVHGLDNGGATTQALGSRPAKNGQWSESSLRVLRERYLVRDGTGILETPEGMCWRVAVAIAKAEAQWGKTEAEARQVAESFYEMMVEGKFLPNSPTMMNAGKDNGLQYSACFVLPVEDSMEGIFEAVKRAAIIHQSGGGTGFAFSRLRPKDTLVKSTSGKASGPISFLRVFNAATEAVKQGGTRRGANMGILRVDHPDILEFIDCKLDGGITNFNISVAATETFMHALEKDEEYALIDPHTKLVTGHLQAREVFQRIVQAAWRTGDPGMVFIDRINASPANPIPQDEVIEATNPCGEQPLGPNDACNLGSVNLARFYLPSIPAEVRATERIDWVELERVVRAAVRFLDDVIDVNPYPLQDITEEVGKNRRIGLGVMGWADLLLELGIPYDSDEAVTLGEEIMGFIRRIGHDASEKLAEARGPFPRWSRSIYKGERPIRNSTVTTIAPTGTISIIVGCSSGIEPIFAVAFRHIVGDRHLTFVNPIFEDVAKRRGFYSEELMRRVAERGSVHGLEGVPEDVQRVFVTAHEIEPASHVRMQSAFQKQTDNGVSKTINLPNSATPEDIARAYMLAYELDCLGITVFRDGCKDTQVLHIGTGAQPAVSEAEEAEPATSRLTPHALPSPEDRLKVKPRPRTVKGVTYRAETPLGTAFVTVNQNGEGEPFEVFASVGKAGSDTSAVSEAIGRLISLVLRLPSPMSPRERVEQIVNQLAGIGGRRQMGFGKDRVRSLPDAIAQVLAEHIGLSEPGVQEMLAARGTPALSGAEGASVKVGDMCPDCGLATLVYEEGCQKCYSCGFSEC; this is encoded by the coding sequence ATGCCAGGCAAGGCGAGCGAGTCAACTGTGCACGGACTAGACAACGGGGGAGCGACGACCCAGGCGCTCGGATCCCGGCCGGCGAAGAACGGGCAGTGGAGTGAGTCGTCCCTCCGCGTGCTGAGGGAACGATACCTGGTGAGGGACGGGACGGGTATCTTAGAGACGCCGGAAGGGATGTGCTGGCGCGTTGCGGTTGCCATCGCGAAGGCCGAGGCGCAGTGGGGCAAGACAGAGGCTGAGGCTCGCCAGGTCGCTGAATCGTTTTACGAGATGATGGTGGAAGGCAAGTTCCTTCCCAACTCGCCTACGATGATGAATGCCGGCAAGGACAACGGGTTGCAGTATTCGGCCTGTTTTGTGCTGCCCGTCGAGGACTCCATGGAAGGGATCTTCGAGGCGGTCAAAAGAGCCGCCATCATCCATCAATCGGGTGGCGGGACCGGCTTTGCCTTCTCGCGGCTGAGGCCGAAGGATACGCTGGTCAAGTCAACGAGCGGCAAGGCCAGCGGCCCCATCAGCTTTCTGCGAGTCTTTAATGCCGCTACCGAAGCCGTTAAGCAGGGCGGCACCCGACGAGGCGCCAACATGGGGATTCTGAGGGTGGATCACCCGGATATCCTGGAGTTCATCGACTGCAAGCTGGACGGCGGGATCACGAACTTCAATATTTCGGTGGCGGCCACCGAAACTTTTATGCACGCCCTGGAGAAGGATGAGGAGTATGCGCTGATCGATCCTCACACCAAGCTGGTGACCGGCCATCTTCAGGCACGAGAGGTCTTTCAGCGGATCGTTCAGGCGGCCTGGCGGACCGGTGACCCCGGGATGGTCTTTATTGATCGAATCAACGCCAGCCCGGCCAATCCGATCCCGCAAGACGAAGTGATCGAGGCCACTAACCCATGTGGTGAACAGCCGTTGGGGCCCAATGATGCGTGTAATCTCGGCTCGGTTAATCTGGCCAGATTTTACCTCCCCTCAATTCCGGCGGAAGTCCGAGCGACCGAGCGAATCGATTGGGTAGAACTGGAGCGGGTCGTACGCGCGGCGGTTCGCTTCCTGGACGACGTCATCGACGTGAACCCGTATCCGCTTCAGGACATTACGGAGGAGGTCGGCAAGAACCGGCGGATCGGTCTCGGCGTGATGGGGTGGGCCGACCTGCTGCTTGAACTCGGCATTCCATACGATAGCGATGAGGCGGTGACGTTGGGTGAAGAGATCATGGGCTTTATTCGGCGCATCGGCCACGACGCCTCTGAGAAGCTGGCGGAAGCGCGCGGGCCGTTTCCGCGCTGGTCCCGGAGCATCTACAAGGGTGAGCGGCCAATTCGCAACTCTACCGTCACGACCATCGCGCCTACCGGTACCATCAGCATCATCGTCGGCTGTTCCTCCGGCATCGAGCCGATCTTTGCCGTGGCCTTCAGGCACATCGTGGGCGACCGGCACCTGACCTTCGTAAACCCGATCTTCGAGGACGTCGCGAAGCGGCGCGGCTTCTATAGCGAAGAGTTGATGCGGCGTGTCGCCGAGCGAGGATCCGTTCACGGGCTTGAAGGCGTGCCGGAGGACGTTCAACGGGTCTTTGTCACGGCCCATGAGATCGAGCCCGCCTCGCACGTGAGAATGCAGTCGGCGTTTCAAAAGCAGACCGATAACGGCGTCTCGAAGACGATCAATCTCCCGAACTCGGCGACGCCGGAGGATATCGCCAGGGCCTATATGCTGGCGTATGAGCTGGACTGCCTCGGGATTACGGTCTTCCGCGACGGCTGTAAGGACACGCAGGTCTTACATATCGGAACGGGCGCTCAACCTGCGGTGAGTGAGGCCGAAGAGGCCGAACCCGCTACCTCACGCCTCACGCCTCACGCCTTACCCTCTCCGGAGGACAGACTGAAGGTCAAGCCGAGACCGCGGACGGTGAAGGGCGTGACGTACCGGGCGGAGACGCCGCTCGGGACGGCCTTCGTTACGGTGAACCAGAATGGCGAGGGCGAGCCGTTCGAGGTCTTCGCCAGCGTGGGGAAGGCCGGGAGCGACACCTCCGCCGTGTCTGAGGCGATCGGCCGTCTGATCTCGCTGGTCCTGAGGTTGCCGTCGCCGATGTCGCCCAGGGAGCGGGTCGAGCAGATCGTGAACCAACTCGCCGGCATCGGCGGCCGGCGGCAGATGGGCTTCGGCAAGGACCGGGTCCGGTCGCTGCCGGATGCTATCGCCCAGGTGCTGGCCGAGCATATCGGTCTCAGCGAGCCCGGAGTCCAGGAGATGCTTGCGGCTCGGGGCACGCCTGCCCTGAGCGGCGCCGAAGGGGCCTCCGTCAAGGTGGGCGACATGTGCCCCGACTGCGGCCTCGCCACCCTCGTCTACGAGGAAGGCTGCCAGAAGTGCTACTCCTGCGGGTTTAGCGAGTGCTAG
- a CDS encoding deoxycytidine triphosphate deaminase — MSIKSDRWIKRMAVEHQMIVPFEERQVRSGVISYGVSSYGYDIRVADEFKIFTNVNTTIVDPKNFDERSFVDFKGDVCIVPPNSFALARTVEYFRIPRNVLTVCLGKSSYARCGIILNVTPFEPEWEGFATLEISNTTPLPAKIYANEGIAQVIFFESDEPCLVSYGDKKGKYQAQQDITLPRI, encoded by the coding sequence ATGTCGATCAAATCAGATAGGTGGATTAAGCGGATGGCGGTGGAGCATCAGATGATTGTTCCGTTCGAGGAGCGGCAGGTTCGGAGCGGGGTCATCTCGTACGGTGTATCATCCTATGGATACGACATCCGGGTGGCGGACGAGTTCAAGATCTTCACCAATGTTAATACGACTATTGTGGACCCCAAAAACTTCGACGAGCGTTCGTTCGTCGACTTCAAGGGCGATGTCTGCATCGTCCCGCCCAACTCCTTCGCCCTGGCCCGAACCGTGGAATATTTCAGAATTCCCCGTAACGTTTTGACCGTCTGTCTCGGCAAGAGCTCCTACGCGCGCTGCGGCATCATTTTAAACGTCACCCCATTCGAGCCGGAGTGGGAGGGGTTTGCGACCCTCGAGATCAGCAACACCACACCGCTGCCGGCCAAGATTTATGCCAACGAAGGGATCGCTCAGGTGATTTTTTTCGAGAGCGATGAGCCGTGCCTCGTCTCCTATGGCGATAAGAAGGGGAAGTATCAGGCCCAGCAAGACATTACGTTGCCCCGGATTTAA
- a CDS encoding Helix-turn-helix domain protein, which yields MLIRLFSSETRVSLLTLLFTRLDKRFYVRELARHLGRDISGVKRELDNLERAGLLASEKVGNLRYYRVNKASPLYTEMRGIIAKTTGVHASLREGLRRIKGIQMAIAYGAEQHEGDGGLGPVRLMVIGQVDLNELNDAVRVLENRLNREINYLVFDEAEYRRRKAEDDPFLVEVLSGRKSILIGTDDGL from the coding sequence TTGTTGATCCGGTTATTTTCGTCAGAGACACGAGTAAGTCTTCTCACGCTTCTTTTCACTAGGTTGGATAAGCGCTTTTATGTGAGAGAACTGGCGCGACACCTTGGGCGAGATATCTCCGGGGTCAAACGAGAGTTGGACAATCTAGAGAGGGCCGGCTTGTTGGCGAGTGAAAAGGTTGGAAATCTTCGGTACTACCGGGTCAATAAGGCGTCGCCCCTCTACACCGAGATGAGAGGGATTATCGCGAAGACCACTGGTGTTCACGCGAGTCTGCGCGAAGGGCTCAGAAGGATCAAGGGAATCCAGATGGCCATCGCGTATGGCGCAGAGCAGCATGAGGGCGATGGGGGTCTCGGTCCTGTTCGGTTAATGGTGATCGGTCAAGTCGATTTGAACGAACTGAATGATGCCGTAAGAGTATTAGAGAACCGTTTGAATCGCGAGATCAACTACCTTGTCTTTGACGAGGCTGAATATAGGCGGAGAAAGGCGGAGGATGACCCATTCCTGGTTGAAGTGCTTTCGGGTCGAAAATCAATCCTGATCGGAACGGACGATGGCTTATGA
- a CDS encoding HEPN domain protein — MAYEDLRERGLVEESRPDFRQVSGLLGRATQDMATARATISIDKEWAYIIAYQAMLRATKALVMAEGWRVKGRDQARTFVTLIGELLGEEERQLVNGFDRMRRKRQDFMEEPQTPIPRYEVEGALKDAQMLIDKLKELAREKNPQLAFL, encoded by the coding sequence ATGGCTTATGAGGACCTTCGGGAACGAGGGTTGGTTGAGGAAAGTCGACCCGATTTTCGCCAGGTGTCGGGGTTGCTCGGACGAGCGACGCAGGACATGGCGACCGCAAGAGCCACTATAAGCATCGACAAAGAATGGGCGTATATTATTGCGTATCAGGCGATGCTGAGGGCGACCAAGGCGTTAGTTATGGCAGAAGGATGGCGAGTAAAAGGTCGCGACCAGGCGAGGACCTTTGTGACGCTAATAGGGGAACTGTTGGGCGAAGAGGAGCGCCAGCTTGTGAACGGTTTCGACCGGATGCGGCGAAAACGGCAGGACTTCATGGAAGAACCGCAGACGCCGATCCCACGCTACGAGGTTGAGGGAGCGCTGAAGGATGCCCAAATGTTAATAGACAAGCTGAAGGAGTTGGCGCGAGAGAAAAACCCGCAGTTGGCGTTCTTGTAG
- a CDS encoding Lipopolysaccharide-assembly, LptC-related: MRTTGCVQIVWITAISVVALTAVGPAGEAPTAFGENRPASTADVRITKFHLVETKDGKTLWEVWGDRGEVFDKEGIAKVMKVSNPVTVMLYSEQGKLTARSDRATVNMRTKDIRLERNVTATSEQGNSLQTQSLDWSAKDRRVSTRLPVTLVKGGFTSSGVGMEAETDLERVRFLSRVRSHVMSEGGGPEHKGRPGPRNGGTQ; encoded by the coding sequence ATGCGAACGACGGGGTGTGTGCAGATCGTCTGGATTACGGCGATATCGGTAGTCGCGCTGACTGCGGTTGGACCCGCCGGCGAGGCACCAACTGCATTTGGGGAGAATAGACCCGCTTCCACTGCAGATGTCAGGATCACCAAGTTTCACCTTGTAGAAACGAAGGATGGTAAGACACTCTGGGAGGTGTGGGGCGACCGTGGCGAGGTGTTTGATAAGGAGGGCATCGCGAAGGTGATGAAGGTGTCCAATCCGGTGACCGTCATGCTCTATTCTGAGCAGGGTAAGTTGACGGCCAGGTCGGACCGCGCCACAGTGAATATGCGGACAAAAGATATCCGTCTGGAGCGAAATGTGACGGCGACCTCGGAGCAGGGCAATAGTCTGCAGACGCAGTCACTGGACTGGTCGGCGAAGGATCGCCGGGTGTCTACCCGATTGCCTGTCACATTGGTCAAAGGCGGATTCACGAGTTCAGGCGTAGGGATGGAGGCGGAGACCGATCTCGAACGCGTGAGATTCCTGAGCCGAGTACGATCGCATGTCATGTCGGAGGGTGGCGGGCCGGAACATAAAGGCCGTCCGGGCCCTCGTAACGGAGGAACTCAGTGA
- a CDS encoding OstA-like protein, with product MRHCGWIVAVVVLVNLVVSVGSGLAQEQQKGKNPVTITSDRLEVNRKLHTAVYTGNVMADDKDRSMVVLADKMEFLFDEKMERIQKGIATGNVRATIKEKKVTADQLELFPDEDKAVLTGNPRAWQDNDLITGTKITIFSKEDRAVVEGDPSKRVTAILYPKSEGTGGSEPQTPGKTDKSATTQGGS from the coding sequence GTGAGACACTGCGGTTGGATTGTCGCTGTTGTTGTGCTGGTGAACCTCGTTGTGTCGGTCGGGTCCGGACTCGCGCAGGAGCAGCAGAAAGGCAAAAACCCGGTGACGATTACGTCGGACCGACTGGAGGTGAACCGGAAGCTCCACACTGCGGTCTATACGGGCAACGTCATGGCTGATGATAAAGATCGGAGCATGGTGGTCCTCGCCGATAAGATGGAGTTCCTCTTCGATGAGAAGATGGAACGGATCCAAAAGGGCATAGCGACCGGCAACGTCAGGGCCACGATTAAGGAGAAAAAGGTCACCGCGGATCAACTGGAACTGTTTCCCGATGAAGATAAGGCTGTCCTGACTGGGAATCCGAGGGCTTGGCAGGATAACGATCTGATTACCGGAACGAAGATTACCATCTTTTCGAAGGAGGACCGGGCGGTCGTTGAAGGCGATCCCTCGAAGCGAGTGACGGCTATTCTCTACCCAAAATCCGAGGGGACAGGGGGATCCGAGCCGCAAACGCCCGGAAAGACCGACAAATCGGCAACGACGCAAGGGGGGTCCTGA
- a CDS encoding ABC transporter, producing the protein MVNLSNQRTLRTENLVKAFKGRTVVGGVSISLEAGEVVGLLGPNGAGKTTTFYMVLGLLKPDRGQVMLNGEDVTDLPVYKRARKGLGFLPQEPSIFRKLTVEQNVMAILEILDLSEEERRQRLDSLLQELGLTHLAKSKAYTLSGGERRRAEITRALVTSPDFMLLDEPFAGIDPIAIADIQGIIARLKQRGVGVLITDHNVRETLQIVDRAYLIYEGRVLVAGTAQELASDERAREIYLGERFSL; encoded by the coding sequence GTGGTAAACCTGTCGAACCAGCGGACCCTTCGAACAGAGAACCTTGTCAAGGCGTTTAAGGGTCGAACCGTCGTAGGCGGCGTGAGTATCAGTCTTGAAGCGGGAGAGGTTGTCGGCCTGCTTGGGCCCAATGGCGCCGGAAAGACGACGACGTTCTATATGGTGCTCGGTCTGTTGAAGCCGGACCGCGGCCAAGTGATGTTGAATGGGGAGGATGTCACCGACCTGCCGGTATACAAACGGGCCCGTAAGGGCCTGGGATTTCTCCCGCAGGAGCCCTCGATCTTTCGCAAATTGACGGTAGAACAGAACGTGATGGCGATTCTCGAGATTCTGGATCTGTCCGAAGAAGAGCGACGGCAACGGCTTGACAGCCTCCTCCAGGAGTTGGGCCTCACCCACCTCGCCAAAAGCAAGGCCTACACGCTGTCAGGGGGCGAACGTCGTCGAGCGGAGATCACCCGGGCCCTGGTGACCTCACCGGATTTTATGCTGCTGGATGAGCCGTTCGCGGGAATCGATCCTATCGCGATCGCCGATATCCAAGGCATCATCGCCAGGCTCAAACAGAGGGGTGTTGGTGTGTTGATCACCGATCACAATGTACGTGAGACCTTGCAGATCGTTGATCGCGCGTATCTGATCTATGAGGGTCGGGTGTTGGTCGCCGGGACGGCCCAAGAGTTGGCGTCCGATGAACGGGCCAGAGAGATCTACCTGGGCGAACGGTTTAGCCTGTAA